Genomic segment of Ciona intestinalis unplaced genomic scaffold, KH HT000178.2, whole genome shotgun sequence:
taatcaCACTTTGGGAGTTACTACTGCAACCCCAACTACCgcttagtaactcgtaagcgggtacgaggtgtatgaaacagaacacccatgttataaccactgtcgttaccccactatgtgaggataaacaagttacatatgtggtaatcCACTCATTTTACGCGTGtaaagtttataattatattttagctGGACCAACTCCGAGCTTGGAGAACAAGACCTTAGTTGCTGGTTTGATACAAGACATGTTGTTTGCTGGGTCCATCACCACGTCGTCTCAACTACTGTGGGTGATTCTGTTTGTCCTGAAGAACCCAGCTTGCATGCACAAGATGCAGAATGAGTTGGACGCAGTGCTCGGGGGTGAGGACCGGCTTGTGTGTTTTCTAAATTGCCAGCCAGCAAAgcaataaaaagttaaacattttaaatataacaattaatCATCatagttacatatgtgataacttgtaagtggacTTAGAGCGtgagaaacaaaacatccgtgttataacgactgtcgttgcacatccacgcgagaataaataagttacatacgtggtaacttggaAGCGGACATAAGGtgtacaaaacagaacacccgtgttataaccgcTGTTGTTGCTAAGGATAAACACGTTCATTCACTCATACAGATTGCGAGAACCCAACAAAAAGTGCGATCAGTGATAAATACGACGAACTCAATTACACAAGAGCCGTTGTACAAGAAGCGATGCGACTTCGATGTATTGCGCCTACAAGTATGTTCCACAAAGCTACAGAAGACACCACGATTGCAGGCTACTTCGTCGCCAAAGATACGGTCATCATGCCCAACCTTTACAGTGTACATCATGACCCGATTACCTGGGCTCCTGACCCCGAATCCTTTCGCCCCGAACGTCACTTAGATTCTGATGGCTCGTTCGTCAATTCTGATCACGTGATTCCCTTCTCGGTTGGTTGGAGACGGTGCGTTGGGGAGAAAATCGCTCGCACTGAAATATTCGCACACCTCGTTACCATTTTCAAGCATTTCGAGGTCGCCCTTCACCCTGATGACGTAGGGGTCGATATGGAAGGGGTCCCTGGCCCAATATTGAGGCCAGTCTCCTACCGTACACAGTTTACGAGCCGTTGATaaaaagtactgtggggtaagatgggtacatCGTCGAGCATATCActccatatttcctaaaaccgtgttttaaacctaaaacacTATTGTATGGTTGTAAGAACACGGTtctataattctgtaaatattctttgtttactactaaatgggaagAATgtaaacatggaccatcttaccccaacctacaattTATAACGCCACAAATGAGTGAATTAGTTTAGTATATATTTGTGCTGTttcgtttttataaacataaatgagTCTAAGTTGCTGTTTCCTGTgctttcatgttttaaacatgctATAATAGTATTTTGTACTACAGTGATTGTAATAGTATCAAAATTAATTGAGATCTAATCACGTTTTAACATTGCAATAATCGGAATAAAGTTTACACagataaaactaaaacctcGTAACTTGGTTTACATGTTTTAATCGTGATTAGGCAACATTTCAAGCaggaataataaaaatcatgAAATGAGTTAGGCCTTGGACTTTGACCATTACACGACAATGCATACACTTTCTGAAATACGCTGTGTCACTTCGGATTTGAGAAAGTTCCTGGCGTATATAACATGATGCGGCACAATGCGCTTAATAGTATGCAGTGTTTTCGATGTCTACGTTAGCTAGAAGGTGTTCATATACGTTATTAAACGTGCTTACGAAGCGGATTTACGTAAAAACATCACGTATTACCAATTCACCACTTCTGTTCCAAGGAATCGCTGGCATAAGGTATGTACTTAtactattttgtttttatatatctttgaAAACGGTAACGAAGGtcagattaaataaaaaaaacaacgaagaaaacgcactcaacagcaaaacgacagtcgtattttaattaaacacatatgatatatatatttttaaacatatagtttGCAGAGGGAAATATAAAGcaattatttaaacctaaatttgCAGGTCTTTTGCAACAACTGCTAAGATGGAAAGCAAGTCTCCGTATAAAGGAACAAGCGAAAGAGgtaatttgattgacaggtggacTGTTTCTAAATGCTATTACATTAATACAAGGATGCATAGGTGTAGCTTCGGGCTGACATGTACCCTAACTTTTAAAACGGGTGAAAACCTGTTTTAGCAGAACAGTTTTAAGCATAAAGTAACTAGAATTgagtgtctatacaaacaagcagagccaaagtacaTTGCATTTACCACATTATTCAGtgaagttccctatgtttgacaactatgagtgtaactgtattttaacaatttcaccccagattttaccctgctgttaggtgtctactgtctatacaaacaaacagagccaaagtatattgcattcaccacattaatcaatgaggtcccctatgtttgacaactatgagtgtaactgtattttaacaatgtcaccccagattttaccctgctgttaggtgtctatacaaacaagcagagccaaagtatattgcattcaccacattaatcaatgaggttccctatgtttgacaactatgagtgtaactgtattttaacaatgtcacctcagattttgttaaaatgttctaaataaaaatgaaattcaCTGTATACCTTATTTTATGtgtataataattatattataggTCTGAGCAAAGAAATTGCGATTCCGGTTCCATGGGGAATTCTTGCAGGGAAAACTTTTGGTGATTCGACCAAGCCAGCAGTTCTGTGTTTGCATGGCTGGCTTGATAACTGTAATAGTTTCGATAAGTTGATACCACTGCTACCAAAAGGtatgttattaataatatttctagtgaagaatccttcccCTACCTTATGtgctaacccctaacctatataacccctaactaccaacctctaacacttcccaccagNNNNNNNNNNNNNNNNNNNNNNNNNNNNNNNNNNNNNNNNNNNNNNNNNNNNNNNNNNNNNNNNNNNNNNNNNNNNNNNNNNNNNNNNNNNNNNNNNNNNNNNNNNNNNNNNNNNNNNNNNNNNNATAACCTACTGCACTAAATATTCATACTAATAAAGGCCATTGTAGGGTATTATCACTTACATTTGCAACCATAGACAATAAATTGGGCTAATTATCTGACATAAACACTAATTGATAAGCATACCATTGATGTAGACCATTTGTAGTGTAAATATCACTATTTGCAACTATAACACCCCCATGTTAACAAAACTGTTATGATGTTCCAGATAAGTTTTACGTTTGTGTTGACTTACCTGGCCATGGCTTGTCCTCCCATATTTCACTTGGAATGTTTTATACTTTGTTCTTCTATGTTGCTACTGTGGAAAGGATAGTGAATCGTAAGTTGTGTGTTTTGTAATGGAcacttacatatatatatatatatatatataatatatgttttatattatgaaCAACAACATATGTTTTATGGAAACAATTAGTCAGTCACAGATTAACCCTGGTGTTTTAGaacttgaatgaatgcaacctGTTTATGCTTGCTTAGCagggcagcgacagtcgttataaaatgagtgacctgttttatacaccccgtgctcgcttacgagttaccacttatgtaacttatttatccttgcatggcgtggcaacggcagtcgttataacacaggtgttctgttttatacaccttgcgCCGGTTACAAGCTttaacatacaaaacaacttgaataaacaaatgaaacttatttattttgtgctCTGTTTCACCAACAATATATTTCTTGTACAAAGTAATAGCTATTTATGCAAAGTTTGTAATTTATCATATActtttcagattttaaatggaagaaattttcttttctcaGCCATAGTTTGGGTAAgacaattataaatgaatgctttgttcattttaattaagttgttcattttaattaagtaaGTATTTTACAGGGGCAAATATCTCTGGAATGGTGAGTTAATAAGCCATGGTTGTTACTTAATATTGATTGTTGTAACTGTGTCTGGCACAGTGggtttgggttcaaggcttgacgctgctaccattgtgtctTTGACAATTTGCTCCAAGACAGTTTTTTATTGGTTGTGTAAAATTTCGAAATTTTGGACTCTAAATTGTAAAtccaatataaagttataggcctatacatggtaacttgaacttgtaagcaggcttaagtagtatgaaacagaacatccgtgttataaggactgtcgttgccacgcaaagataaataagttacatttattcacttttGGAAATTTGGAATATTGTTTGCAACTTTCCGTTACAGTACAGTGGAACCTATCCTGATAAAGTTGACAAACTTATCATCATAGATGTGATTGGAGTCTTCCCTTTGGATGGGGTAAACcactttatattataaactatGTTTTGCCAAATTTACTAAATCCTTTATTACCccgatctggtgctcatagagttgaacgattcttgtgtaaagaaatacagtaaggatctggtgcaaCGAATACATAACAGTCtctaacagacaaaaatcaggTCCAGCCAATTGTATTataaagaatagaatgttTTGTGCCTCTGTtggaataagagactgatgatgtcatttagAAGAATTACATACCTCTAATTATACAATTTGCTGGGCTTGAAATTTGTCcgatatgtattttataacactAAACCTGACTGATTcgttacacaagaatcgtccaactatatgagcaccagatcagggtcagattcacagaatatattacaagttactatgttttgtgaattatattatttccaaTTTCACACCAAAGAAGTACATGTTGTTATAAATAGGTATAATAAGCAAAATCATTACTAAtgatttgtaaacaaatatttattttgacatAGAAACTTGCTGTTGAGAATCTTCGTTCTAGTATCGagtcatatttaaaatacgaagATAAACTGAGTAGTGCAGCTCCGAGGTATACTTATGAAAAGGCTAAAGAGAGGTAACGAAGTCATTACTTTAATCGAATATGTTCATATCGTTTTTAATCGAATATGTTCATAGGCCATTATTAGTACGAATATGTTCACTTCTTTTTTAACCATAAGCTTgatttaacaacagtcgtttttACAACTTCATCCCGTCTTTTCGtatttgtatataactttCCTTACTGTGActgaagaaaagaaaaaatatataagttcacagaaaaaaaatacagtttccAGTTTGTGAATTAAATCCCAATCCTAGTAGTTTTCATCCATGCATCCATAGATCATTGTCAATGTCgatttttattgcattttcctcaataaataaatagcgTATGAACTAATTTCAGATTATTGGTTGCAAATAAGTCATTGGACAGTCATTCAGCCGACATTTTATTGGAACGAGGAACAACAAGACATGAGgatggtaattgttttaacagtttagtttttacattacaaaaaaactcaaaaagtGAACAACTAtctacccacaaagttgcatatgttGTAAgaaggcacgaggtgtatgaaacaggacacccgtgtttaacttCTTTCGTTGCCCCGTATTGAGAGGGTGANNNNNNNNNNNNNNNNNNNNNNNNNNNNNNNNNNNNNNNNNNNNNNNNNNGGACAGTCGTATAAAATGAGTACTGTTTATACACcccgtgctcgcttacgagttaccacttatgtaacttatttatgcttgCATGGCGtggcaatggcagtcgttataacacaggtgttctgtttcatacaccttgtgcagGTTACAAgtgaagttataacatatgaaacaacttgaatgaataaatgaaattgaTTTACGTTGTGCTCTGTTTCAATAACTATATACTTGTACAGAGTAATAACTATTTATGCAAGTGCAAcgtttgtaatttattatatacttttcagattttaaatggaagaaattttcttttctcaGCCATAGTTTGGGTAAGACAATTATAACTGAATGCTTTGTTCATTTTAGTTAAGTTGTTGTATTTTACAGGAGCAAATATCTCTGGAATGGTGAGTTAATATATTATGGGTTGCGTAAAATTTCGAAAATTTTGGACTCTAAATTgtgggtttaaaaaaaatccaatataaagttataggcctatacatggtaacttgtaagcgggcacaagttGTATgcaatagaacacccgtgttataatgactgttgttccCTTCCACGcaaaggtaaataagttacattttagatttattaaCTCTTGGAATAATGTTTGCAACTTTCCGTTACAGTACAGTGGAACTTATCCTGATAAGTTGACAAACTTATCATTATAGATGTGATTGGAGTCTTCCCTTTAGATGGGGTAAACcactttatatattataaactacGTTTTGCCAAATTTACTAAATCCTTTATCCCCGATCTGgggctcatagagttgaatgattcttgtgtaaagaaatacagtaaggatctggtgctacgaataCGTaacacaaaaatcaagtcGAGGCAATTGTATTataaagaatagaatgttTTGTGCCTCTGTtggaataagagactgatgatgtcatttagAAGAATTACATATCTCTAATTATACAATTTGCTGGGCTTGAAATTTGTCcgatatgtattttataacactAAACCTGACCgattctttacacaagaatcgtccaactatatgagcaccagatcagggttagATTCACAGAATatattacaagttactatattttgtaaattatattatttccaaTTTTACACCAAAGAAGTACATGTTGTTATAAATAGGTATAATAAGTAAAATTGTTattgaagatttaaaaaacaaatatttattttgacatAGAAACTTGCTGTAGAGAATCTTCGATCTAGTATCGagtcatatttaaaatatgaagatAAACTGAGTAGTGCAGCTCCGAGGTATACTTATGAAAAGGCTAAAGAGAGGTAACGAAGTCATTACTTTAATCGAATATGTTCATATCGTTTTTAATCGAATATGTTCATAGGCCATTATTAGTACGAATATGTTCACTTCTTTTTTAACCATAAGCTTgatttaacaacagtcgtttttACAACTTCATCCCGTCTTTTCGtatttgtatataactttCCTTACTGTGActgaagaaaagaaaaaatatataagttcacagaaaaaaaatacagtttccAGTTTGTGAATTAAATCCCAATCCTAGTAGTTTTCATCCATGCATCCATAGATCATTGTCAATGTCgatttttattgcattttcctcaataaataaatagcgTATGAACTAATTTCAGATTATTGGTTGCAAATAAGTCATTGGACAGTCATTCAGCCGACATTTTATTGGAACGAGGAACAACAAGACATGAGgatggtaattgttttaacagtttagtttttacattac
This window contains:
- the LOC100181493 gene encoding serine hydrolase-like protein isoform X2; protein product: MSTLARRCSYTLLNVLTKRIYVKTSRITNSPLLFQGIAGIRSFATTAKMESKSPYKGTSERGLSKEIAIPVPWGILAGKTFGDSTKPAVLCLHGWLDNCNSFDKLIPLLPKDKFYVCVDLPGHGLSSHISLGMFYTLFFYVATVERIVNHFKWKKFSFLSHSLGANISGMYSGTYPDKVDKLIIIDVIGVFPLDGKLAVENLRSSIESYLKYEDKLSSAAPRYTYEKAKERLLVANKSLDSHSADILLERGTTRHEDGLYTYRRDLRHNYRNPVFATPEVAMHLLRNITASTQHIMASKGRTQTSVAARSENVSRLFDCFTSVKKREYVVVEGDHHLHMVNAEEVAKQISPFLNEDIPILTTSVETSK
- the LOC100181493 gene encoding serine hydrolase-like protein isoform X1, producing MSTLARRCSYTLLNVLTKRIYVKTSRITNSPLLFQGIAGIRSFATTAKMESKSPYKGTSERGLSKEIAIPVPWGILAGKTFGDSTKPAVLCLHGWLDNCNSFDKLIPLLPKDKFYVCVDLPGHGLSSHISLGMFYTLFFYVATVERIVNHFKWKKFSFLSHSLGANISGMYSGTYPDKVDKLIIIDVIGVFPLDGKLAVENLRSSIESYLKYEDKLSSAAPRYTYEKAKERLLVANKSLDSHSADILLERGTTRHEDGLYTYRRDLRHNYRNPVFATPEVAMHLLRNITASTQHIMASKGRTQTSVAARSENVSRLFDCFTSVKKREYVVVEGDHHLHMVNAEEVAKQISPFLNEDIPILTTSVETSK